One window of Streptomyces sp. NBC_00273 genomic DNA carries:
- a CDS encoding RecB family exonuclease: MTTSPGAVPGAADADARSAVAPSSLSPSRASDFMQCPLLYRFRVIDRLPEKPSAAATRGTLVHAVLERLFDHPAQERTAPRAKALVPGQWDRLLESKPELTELFPEGDEGAGLARWLTEAEALVERWFTLEDPTRLEPVEREFFVETELESGLRLRGIIDRVDVAPTGEVRIVDYKTGKAPRPEYAEGALFQMKFYALVVWRLKQVVPRRLQLVYLGSGDVLTYDPVVADLERVERKLLALWEAIREATESGEWRPRPTKLCGWCDHRAVCPEFGGTPPPYPLTISPGYRREVPPARSEAELPAES; the protein is encoded by the coding sequence ATGACGACGAGCCCTGGTGCTGTGCCTGGCGCAGCCGATGCCGATGCGCGGAGCGCTGTGGCGCCTTCTTCGCTCTCTCCTTCGCGGGCGAGCGATTTCATGCAGTGCCCGTTGCTGTACCGGTTCCGGGTGATCGACAGGTTGCCGGAGAAGCCCAGTGCCGCTGCTACCCGCGGGACGCTGGTGCATGCGGTGCTGGAGCGGCTCTTCGATCATCCGGCGCAGGAGCGGACGGCGCCGCGGGCGAAGGCGTTGGTTCCGGGGCAGTGGGACCGGTTGTTGGAGTCGAAGCCGGAGCTGACGGAGCTGTTTCCGGAGGGTGACGAGGGGGCGGGGCTGGCGCGGTGGCTGACGGAGGCCGAGGCGCTGGTGGAGCGGTGGTTCACGTTGGAGGACCCGACGCGGCTGGAGCCGGTGGAGCGGGAGTTCTTCGTGGAGACGGAGCTGGAGTCGGGGCTGCGTCTGCGGGGGATCATCGACCGGGTGGACGTGGCGCCGACGGGTGAGGTGCGGATCGTCGACTACAAGACGGGGAAGGCGCCGCGGCCGGAGTACGCCGAGGGTGCGTTGTTCCAGATGAAGTTCTACGCGCTGGTGGTGTGGCGGCTGAAGCAGGTGGTGCCGCGGCGGCTGCAGCTGGTGTATTTGGGTAGTGGGGACGTGTTGACGTACGACCCGGTGGTTGCGGATCTGGAGCGGGTGGAGCGCAAGCTGCTCGCGTTGTGGGAGGCGATCCGGGAGGCGACGGAGTCGGGTGAGTGGCGGCCGCGGCCGACGAAGCTGTGTGGCTGGTGTGATCATCGGGCGGTGTGTCCGGAGTTCGGGGGTACTCCCCCGCCGTATCCTCTGACGATCTCCCCCGGCTATCGCCGGGAGGTGCCCCCGGCGCGGTCGGAGGCGGAGCTCCCGGCGGAGTCCTGA
- a CDS encoding ferredoxin — MTVQQEAPTGGGGEAGEPLEVWIDQDLCTGDGICVQYAPEVFELDIDGLAYVKSPEDELLQDAGATTPVPLTLLQDVVDSAKECPGDCIHVRRVSDRVEVFGPDAE, encoded by the coding sequence ATGACCGTGCAGCAGGAGGCTCCGACGGGCGGCGGCGGCGAGGCCGGCGAGCCGCTCGAGGTCTGGATCGATCAGGACCTGTGCACCGGGGACGGCATCTGCGTGCAGTACGCGCCTGAGGTGTTCGAGCTGGACATTGATGGTCTGGCGTACGTGAAGAGCCCGGAGGACGAGCTGCTGCAGGACGCGGGGGCGACCACTCCGGTTCCGCTGACGCTGCTCCAGGACGTGGTCGACTCGGCGAAGGAATGTCCGGGGGACTGCATTCACGTAAGGCGCGTTTCGGACAGGGTGGAAGTCTTCGGTCCCGACGCGGAGTGA
- a CDS encoding site-2 protease family protein has translation MIGASQPATAPPRTRTEHRTEHTGTTSTERRTTVADTDETGERAGSRSGPGGGLLMGRPFGVPVYVSPSWFLVAALITWVFGDQLDRVLPDLGPVRYLVSLFFAVAFYASVLVHELAHTVAALRFKLPVRRIQLQFFGGVSEIEKESETPGREFVLAFVGPLLSLLLTGAFYLGMKAVDPATVPGVLLAGLMISNLLVAAFNLLPGLPLDGGRMLRAVIWGITGKPMAGTVAAAWVGRGLALAVLLGLPLLTHTGVLGNRTEEIGGMNTVMDALLAAILAGIIWTGAGNSLRMARLREHLPELRARTLTRRAIPVENATPLSEALRRANEAGARALVVVDGHGDPTAIVRETAIASVPEHRRPWVAVSTLAQDLTDGMKVSADLTGEELLDHLRATPATEYLVLETGGTIYGVLSTLDVEKAFVKAMARPQS, from the coding sequence ATGATCGGAGCATCACAACCCGCTACCGCACCACCCCGTACGCGAACAGAACACAGAACAGAACACACTGGAACCACCAGCACCGAACGAAGGACAACCGTGGCAGACACCGACGAAACCGGCGAGCGCGCAGGCAGCCGCTCCGGACCGGGCGGCGGACTCCTCATGGGCCGCCCCTTCGGCGTACCCGTCTACGTCTCGCCCAGCTGGTTCCTCGTCGCCGCCCTCATCACCTGGGTCTTCGGCGACCAGCTCGACCGCGTCCTGCCCGACCTCGGACCCGTCCGCTACCTCGTCTCCCTCTTCTTCGCCGTCGCCTTCTACGCCTCCGTCCTGGTCCACGAACTCGCGCACACCGTCGCAGCCCTGCGCTTCAAACTCCCCGTGCGCCGCATCCAGCTCCAGTTCTTCGGCGGAGTCTCCGAGATCGAAAAGGAATCCGAGACCCCCGGCCGCGAATTCGTCCTCGCCTTCGTCGGCCCCCTGCTCTCCCTCCTCCTCACCGGAGCCTTCTACCTCGGCATGAAAGCCGTCGACCCGGCCACCGTCCCCGGCGTCCTCCTCGCCGGCCTGATGATCTCCAACCTGCTGGTCGCCGCCTTCAACCTGCTCCCCGGCCTCCCCCTCGACGGCGGCCGCATGCTCCGCGCCGTCATCTGGGGCATCACCGGCAAACCCATGGCCGGCACCGTCGCCGCCGCCTGGGTCGGCCGCGGCCTCGCCCTCGCCGTCCTCCTCGGCCTCCCCCTCCTCACCCACACCGGAGTCCTCGGCAACCGCACCGAGGAAATCGGCGGCATGAACACCGTCATGGACGCCCTGCTCGCCGCCATCCTCGCCGGCATCATCTGGACCGGCGCCGGCAACAGCCTGCGCATGGCCCGCCTGCGCGAACACCTCCCCGAACTCCGCGCCCGCACCCTCACCCGACGTGCCATCCCCGTCGAGAACGCCACCCCCCTCTCCGAAGCCCTCCGCCGCGCCAACGAAGCCGGCGCCCGCGCCCTCGTCGTCGTCGACGGACACGGCGACCCCACCGCCATCGTCCGCGAAACCGCCATCGCCTCCGTCCCCGAACACCGCCGCCCCTGGGTCGCCGTCAGCACCCTCGCCCAAGACCTCACCGACGGCATGAAGGTTTCAGCGGACCTCACCGGCGAAGAACTCCTCGACCACCTCCGCGCCACCCCCGCCACCGAATACCTCGTCCTCGAAACCGGCGGCACCATCTACGGCGTCCTCTCCACCCTCGACGTCGAGAAAGCCTTCGTGAAGGCCATGGCACGGCCCCAGTCCTGA
- a CDS encoding HAD family hydrolase produces the protein MTSTVPAPVARTADGSALQAVLLDMDGTLVDTEGFWWEIEAEVFQELGHRLDESWRDVVVGGPMSRSATFLIESTGAAIGLAELSVLLNERFEARIADRVPLMPGAERLLAELARHNVPTALVSASHRRVIDQVLLTLGRDRFAMTVAGDEVARTKPHPDPYLFAARSLGAHPSRCAVIEDTRTGVAAAEAAGCRVVAIPSVGVIEPAPGRTVVRSLEDVDLAFLRSLIAPFN, from the coding sequence ATGACGAGCACCGTTCCCGCCCCCGTCGCCCGTACGGCCGACGGTTCTGCCCTGCAGGCGGTGCTGCTCGACATGGACGGCACCCTCGTCGACACCGAGGGCTTCTGGTGGGAGATCGAGGCCGAGGTCTTCCAGGAGCTCGGCCACCGCCTCGACGAATCCTGGCGCGACGTGGTCGTCGGCGGCCCCATGAGCCGCAGCGCGACCTTCCTGATCGAGTCGACCGGCGCCGCCATCGGCCTCGCCGAGCTGAGCGTCCTGCTCAACGAGCGCTTCGAGGCACGCATCGCCGACCGGGTGCCGCTGATGCCCGGAGCCGAGCGGCTGCTGGCCGAGCTCGCCCGGCACAACGTGCCCACCGCCCTCGTCTCCGCCTCCCACCGCCGGGTGATCGACCAGGTCCTGCTCACCCTCGGCCGCGACCGCTTCGCGATGACGGTCGCCGGCGACGAGGTGGCCCGTACCAAGCCGCACCCCGATCCGTACCTGTTCGCCGCGCGCTCGCTGGGCGCGCACCCCTCGCGGTGCGCGGTCATCGAGGACACCCGCACCGGTGTGGCGGCCGCCGAGGCCGCCGGCTGCCGGGTCGTGGCCATCCCCTCGGTCGGCGTGATCGAGCCCGCCCCCGGGCGTACGGTGGTCCGCTCGCTGGAGGACGTGGACCTGGCGTTCCTGCGCTCGCTCATCGCCCCGTTTAACTGA
- a CDS encoding ABC transporter substrate-binding protein, with product MNRKTMVLTAAAGLLTPALAACGSASGGGAGSGAIVVGTTDRFEAADFAPAPFDPAYAYDASTWNVLRQTVQTLMHTPRGGGQPVPEAASACRFTDAGNESYRCTLRPDLKFADGEPLTAKDVKFSIDRVRAIKDENGPSSLLSTLDNVEVKGTDTVVFHLKTPDATFPFKLSTPAAGIVSEKNYDAKKLREGFAVDGSGPYTMKAEVKGNQLVRAVFTKNPHYKGDLKLQNDKVELRTFTDSPTMGKALTDGKIHMVSRTLSPAQITEFSAQPPKGVKLVPMPGLEIRYLGFNTDAPVVKDKAVRQALAAAVDRGQLISKVYGKSAQPLYSLVPTTVTGHVNSFYNKYGDANTPKAAALLKEAGIKTPVKLTLHYTSDHYGDGTAAEFEALKAQLNSTGLFDITVQGSEWTDFRPAQKKGDHAAYGLGWFPDYPDADNFLAPFLEQDNFLGTPYANSAVRSRLIPESRRAVDRTVAVPAITEMQDIVAEDVPVLPLWQGKQYVAARDGITGVEWSVNAISDLQLWELGRGVSG from the coding sequence ATGAACCGCAAGACCATGGTGCTGACGGCCGCGGCCGGACTGCTCACCCCCGCGCTGGCCGCCTGCGGCAGCGCGAGCGGCGGAGGAGCAGGATCCGGAGCGATCGTCGTCGGAACCACAGATCGGTTCGAGGCCGCAGACTTCGCTCCCGCCCCCTTCGACCCGGCCTACGCCTACGACGCCAGCACCTGGAACGTCCTGCGCCAGACCGTCCAGACGCTGATGCACACCCCGCGCGGCGGCGGCCAGCCCGTCCCCGAAGCAGCCTCCGCCTGCCGCTTCACCGACGCCGGCAACGAGAGCTACCGCTGCACCCTGCGCCCCGATCTGAAGTTCGCCGACGGTGAGCCCCTCACCGCCAAGGACGTCAAGTTCTCCATCGACCGCGTCCGCGCCATCAAGGACGAGAACGGCCCCTCCTCGCTGCTCTCCACCCTCGACAACGTCGAGGTCAAGGGCACCGACACCGTCGTCTTCCACCTGAAGACCCCGGACGCGACCTTCCCGTTCAAGCTCTCCACCCCCGCCGCCGGCATCGTCAGCGAGAAGAACTACGACGCCAAGAAGCTCCGCGAGGGCTTCGCCGTGGACGGCTCCGGCCCGTACACGATGAAGGCCGAGGTCAAGGGCAACCAACTGGTCCGCGCCGTCTTCACCAAGAACCCGCACTACAAGGGCGACCTCAAGCTGCAGAACGACAAGGTCGAGCTGCGCACCTTCACCGACTCCCCGACCATGGGCAAGGCACTCACCGACGGGAAGATCCACATGGTCTCCCGCACCCTGTCGCCCGCCCAGATCACCGAGTTCAGCGCCCAGCCGCCCAAGGGCGTCAAGCTGGTCCCGATGCCCGGCCTGGAGATCCGCTACCTCGGCTTCAACACCGATGCGCCGGTCGTCAAGGACAAGGCCGTGCGCCAGGCGCTCGCCGCCGCCGTCGACCGCGGCCAGCTCATCTCCAAGGTCTACGGCAAGTCCGCCCAGCCGCTCTACTCGCTGGTCCCCACCACCGTGACGGGCCACGTCAACTCCTTCTACAACAAGTACGGCGACGCCAACACCCCCAAGGCCGCCGCCCTGCTGAAGGAAGCCGGGATCAAGACCCCGGTCAAGCTGACCCTGCACTACACCAGCGACCACTACGGCGACGGCACGGCCGCCGAGTTCGAGGCCCTCAAGGCCCAGCTCAACTCCACCGGCCTGTTCGACATCACCGTCCAGGGCAGCGAGTGGACGGACTTCCGCCCCGCCCAGAAGAAGGGCGACCACGCCGCCTACGGGCTCGGCTGGTTCCCCGACTACCCGGACGCCGACAACTTCCTCGCCCCGTTCCTGGAGCAGGACAACTTCTTGGGCACGCCGTACGCCAACAGTGCGGTGCGCAGCAGGCTCATCCCCGAATCCCGGCGGGCGGTCGACCGTACGGTCGCCGTCCCCGCGATCACGGAGATGCAGGACATCGTCGCCGAGGACGTGCCCGTCCTGCCCCTGTGGCAGGGCAAGCAGTACGTCGCCGCACGCGACGGGATCACCGGAGTGGAGTGGTCGGTCAACGCCATCTCCGACCTCCAGTTGTGGGAGCTCGGCCGTGGCGTAAGCGGCTGA
- a CDS encoding response regulator: MAIRVLLVDDQPLLRTGFRMILEAEEDLAVVGEAGDGLQALDQVRALQPDVVLMDIRMPRMDGVEATRQITGPERDGPAKVLVLTTFDLDEYVVEALRAGASGFLLKDAPANELVQAIRVVAAGEAMLAPSITRRLLDKYAGHLPSGEASLPNTLGTLTEREVEVLKLVSRGLSNAEIAADLFVSETTVKTHVGHVLTKLGLRDRVQAAVYAYESGLVRPGAQ, translated from the coding sequence GTGGCGATCCGCGTCCTTCTGGTCGACGACCAGCCGCTGCTGCGCACCGGCTTCCGGATGATCCTGGAGGCGGAGGAGGACTTGGCGGTGGTCGGTGAGGCCGGGGACGGTCTGCAGGCGCTGGACCAGGTGCGGGCGCTGCAGCCCGATGTGGTGCTGATGGACATCCGGATGCCGCGGATGGACGGGGTGGAGGCGACCCGGCAGATCACGGGTCCGGAGCGCGACGGGCCGGCGAAGGTGCTGGTGCTGACCACGTTCGATCTGGACGAGTACGTGGTGGAGGCGCTGCGGGCGGGGGCGAGCGGGTTCCTGCTGAAGGATGCGCCGGCGAACGAACTGGTGCAGGCGATCCGCGTGGTCGCGGCGGGTGAGGCGATGCTCGCGCCGAGTATCACGCGGCGGCTGCTGGACAAGTACGCGGGGCATCTTCCGTCGGGTGAGGCGAGTCTTCCGAACACGTTGGGGACGCTGACCGAGCGTGAGGTCGAGGTGTTGAAGCTGGTGTCCCGGGGGTTGTCGAACGCGGAGATCGCGGCGGATCTGTTCGTGAGCGAGACGACGGTCAAGACGCATGTGGGGCACGTGCTGACGAAGCTGGGGCTGCGGGACCGGGTCCAGGCGGCGGTGTACGCGTACGAGAGCGGTCTGGTGCGCCCCGGGGCCCAGTAG
- a CDS encoding tRNA (adenine-N1)-methyltransferase gives MSEPTGAARRRGPFEVGDQVQLTDPKGRHYTFTLEAGKNFHTHKGSFPHDELIGAPEGSVVRTTGNVAYLALRPLLPDYVLSMPRGAAVVYPKDAGQILAFADIFPGARVVEAGVGSGSLSSFLLRAIGDQGMLHSYERRADFAEIATANVERYFGGPHPAWQLTVGDLQDNLSDTDVDRVILDMLAPWECLEAVSKALVPGGILCCYVATTTQLSKTVESIREIGCFAEPQPWESMIRNWHVEGLAVRPDHRMIGHTGFLVTARRLADGVEPPMRRRRPAKGAYGEDYDGPGSDRSA, from the coding sequence ATGTCCGAACCGACCGGTGCCGCCCGCCGACGCGGGCCCTTCGAGGTCGGGGACCAGGTACAGCTCACCGACCCCAAGGGCCGCCACTACACGTTCACGCTCGAAGCCGGGAAGAATTTCCACACCCACAAGGGTTCCTTCCCGCACGACGAGCTGATCGGTGCTCCCGAAGGCAGCGTTGTCCGCACCACGGGCAACGTCGCATACCTCGCGCTGCGCCCCCTGCTCCCCGACTATGTCCTGTCCATGCCCCGCGGCGCCGCCGTGGTCTACCCCAAGGACGCGGGCCAGATCCTGGCCTTCGCCGACATCTTCCCCGGCGCACGCGTCGTGGAAGCGGGAGTGGGCTCCGGCTCCCTGAGCAGCTTCCTGCTGCGCGCCATCGGCGACCAGGGCATGCTCCACAGCTACGAGCGCCGCGCGGACTTCGCCGAAATCGCCACCGCCAACGTCGAACGCTACTTCGGCGGACCCCACCCCGCGTGGCAGCTGACCGTCGGCGACCTCCAGGACAACCTGTCCGACACGGACGTCGACCGCGTCATCCTCGACATGCTCGCCCCCTGGGAATGCCTCGAAGCGGTCTCCAAGGCCCTGGTCCCCGGCGGCATCCTCTGCTGCTACGTGGCCACCACCACCCAGCTGTCCAAGACCGTCGAGTCCATCCGCGAGATCGGCTGCTTCGCCGAGCCGCAGCCCTGGGAATCGATGATCCGCAACTGGCACGTGGAAGGCCTCGCCGTCCGCCCCGACCACCGGATGATCGGTCACACCGGCTTCCTCGTCACCGCCCGCCGCCTCGCGGACGGCGTCGAGCCCCCCATGCGCCGCCGCCGCCCCGCCAAGGGCGCCTACGGCGAGGACTACGACGGCCCCGGCAGCGACCGCTCCGCATAA
- the arc gene encoding proteasome ATPase: protein MAAHDDDINRGIRPARGSEDPAGQVAYLEQEIAVLRRKLADSPRHTRILEERIVELQTNLAGVSAQNERLANTLREARDQIVALKEEVDRLAQPPAGFGVFLQANEDGTVDIFTGGRKLRVNVSPSVDPEDLRRGQEVMLNEALNVVEAMEFERAGDIVTLKEILEDGERALVVGHTDEERVVRLAEPLLDITIRPGDALLLEPRSGYVYEVVPKSEVEDLVLEEVPDIDYDKIGGLGDQIELIRDAVELPYLYPDLFKEHELRPPKGILLYGPPGCGKTLIAKAVANSLAKKVAEVTGQAQGKSYFLNIKGPELLNKYVGETERHIRLVFQRAREKASEGTPVIVFFDEMESLFRTRGSGVSSDVENTIVPQLLAEIDGVEGLENVIVIGASNREDMIDPAILRPGRLDVKIKIERPDAEAAKDIFAKYLKASLPLHTDDLSEHQGSTAGTVHSMIQTVVEQMYAETEENRFLEVTYANGDKEVLYFKDFNSGAMIQNIVDRAKKMAIKAFLEHNQKGLRVSHLLQACVDEFKENEDLPNTTNPDDWARISGKKGERIVFIRTLVTGKQGADTGRSIDTVANTGQYL, encoded by the coding sequence GTGGCAGCCCACGACGACGACATCAACCGCGGCATCCGGCCCGCGCGAGGGTCCGAGGACCCCGCCGGCCAGGTTGCCTATCTCGAGCAGGAAATCGCCGTCCTGCGACGAAAGCTCGCCGACTCTCCGCGACACACGAGGATTCTCGAAGAGCGGATCGTCGAGCTCCAGACAAATCTGGCCGGCGTATCCGCACAGAACGAACGACTCGCGAATACCCTCCGTGAGGCCCGAGACCAGATCGTGGCCCTCAAGGAAGAAGTCGACCGGCTCGCACAGCCGCCGGCCGGTTTCGGTGTCTTCCTGCAAGCCAACGAGGACGGCACCGTCGACATCTTCACCGGAGGCCGAAAGCTCCGCGTGAACGTCAGCCCCAGCGTCGACCCGGAAGACCTCCGGCGCGGCCAAGAGGTCATGCTCAACGAGGCCCTCAACGTGGTCGAGGCCATGGAATTCGAGCGGGCCGGGGACATCGTCACCCTCAAGGAGATCCTCGAGGACGGCGAGCGCGCCCTGGTCGTCGGGCACACCGACGAGGAAAGGGTGGTGAGGCTCGCCGAGCCGCTCCTGGACATCACCATCCGCCCCGGCGACGCCCTCCTGCTCGAACCCCGCTCCGGCTACGTCTACGAGGTCGTCCCCAAGAGCGAGGTCGAAGACCTGGTCCTCGAAGAGGTCCCGGACATCGACTACGACAAGATCGGCGGCCTGGGCGACCAGATCGAGCTGATCCGCGACGCGGTCGAGCTCCCGTACCTCTACCCCGACCTCTTCAAGGAACACGAACTGCGGCCCCCGAAGGGCATCCTGCTCTACGGCCCGCCCGGCTGCGGCAAGACGCTCATCGCCAAGGCCGTCGCCAACTCCCTTGCCAAGAAGGTCGCCGAGGTGACCGGACAGGCCCAGGGGAAGTCGTACTTCCTGAACATCAAGGGCCCCGAACTCCTCAACAAGTACGTCGGCGAGACCGAGCGGCACATCCGCCTCGTCTTCCAGCGGGCCCGCGAGAAGGCCAGCGAGGGCACCCCCGTCATCGTCTTCTTCGACGAGATGGAATCCCTCTTCCGCACCCGCGGATCCGGAGTCAGCTCGGACGTCGAGAACACCATCGTCCCCCAGCTCCTCGCCGAGATCGACGGGGTGGAAGGCCTGGAGAACGTCATCGTCATCGGCGCCTCCAACCGCGAGGACATGATCGACCCGGCCATCCTGCGCCCCGGCCGCCTCGACGTGAAGATCAAGATCGAGCGTCCGGACGCCGAAGCCGCGAAGGACATCTTCGCGAAGTACCTCAAGGCCTCGCTGCCCCTGCACACGGACGACCTGTCCGAACACCAGGGCTCCACGGCCGGCACCGTCCACAGCATGATCCAGACCGTCGTCGAGCAGATGTACGCCGAAACCGAGGAGAACCGCTTCCTCGAGGTCACGTACGCCAACGGCGACAAGGAAGTCCTCTACTTCAAGGACTTCAACTCCGGCGCGATGATCCAGAACATCGTCGACCGGGCCAAGAAGATGGCGATCAAGGCCTTCCTCGAACACAACCAGAAGGGCCTGCGGGTCTCCCACCTGCTCCAGGCTTGCGTGGACGAGTTCAAGGAGAACGAGGACCTGCCCAACACCACCAACCCGGACGACTGGGCCCGCATCTCCGGAAAGAAGGGCGAGCGGATCGTATTCATCCGCACCCTCGTCACCGGAAAGCAAGGCGCGGACACCGGACGCTCCATCGACACGGTGGCAAACACCGGTCAGTACCTCTGA
- a CDS encoding ABC transporter substrate-binding protein, whose product MNRRNQWLAAPLGAATAAALLSGCGSTDGSNAGSGKGVVMGISDKVKSVDPASGYDPGSWLLFNNVFQSLLSFPKGGTTPEPDAAQACGFEGGDSKLYKCTLRDGLKFSNGHSLTSKDVKFSFERTLKINDANGPAVMLASIASIDAPDDKTVIFKLKNSDATFPSKIASGAGSIVDHAEYPADKLRGDNKAVGSGVYKLDSFGEKSATFSVNESYSGKAKAKNTGVTLKFFNGDQAGLKTVLESGDVDFAFRGLAAKDIAALASSKTGDNKVDVVQGTGAEVEHMVFNVNDPVVGKLPVRKAIAYLIDREALVRDVYAGTATALYSIVPTGIAGHTTPFFDRYGGTPQLDKAKAVLKAANINGKVKLTLYSTPSRYGPSTDQQFEVIAKQLNDSGLFDADVKSVEYEQYEKDIQAGKYGVYVKGWVPDYPDADNFTQPFFGPDNVLNNNYDNKEITGTIIPSTSAKSDRTAANTDYNRLQDIVAEELPLIPLWQGKQYAVTRQNVSGLQWSLDASTVFRFWEISKG is encoded by the coding sequence GTGAATCGACGTAACCAGTGGCTGGCGGCCCCGCTCGGCGCAGCCACCGCCGCCGCGCTGCTCAGCGGTTGCGGTTCGACCGATGGCTCCAATGCCGGCAGCGGCAAGGGCGTGGTCATGGGCATATCCGACAAGGTGAAGTCCGTCGACCCGGCATCGGGCTACGACCCGGGCTCCTGGCTGCTGTTCAACAACGTCTTCCAGTCGCTGCTGAGCTTCCCCAAGGGCGGCACCACCCCCGAGCCCGACGCCGCCCAGGCCTGCGGCTTCGAGGGCGGCGACAGCAAGCTCTACAAGTGCACCCTGCGCGACGGCCTGAAGTTCAGCAACGGCCACAGCCTCACCTCGAAGGACGTCAAGTTCTCCTTCGAGCGCACCCTGAAGATCAACGACGCCAACGGCCCGGCCGTGATGCTCGCGTCGATCGCGAGCATCGACGCTCCCGACGACAAGACCGTCATCTTCAAGCTCAAGAACTCCGACGCCACCTTCCCCAGCAAGATCGCGTCGGGCGCCGGCTCCATCGTCGACCACGCCGAATACCCGGCCGACAAGCTGCGCGGCGACAACAAGGCCGTCGGCTCCGGCGTCTACAAGCTCGACTCGTTCGGCGAGAAGAGCGCCACCTTCTCCGTCAACGAGTCCTACAGCGGCAAGGCCAAGGCCAAGAACACCGGCGTCACGCTGAAGTTCTTCAACGGCGACCAGGCCGGCCTCAAGACCGTCCTGGAGAGCGGCGACGTCGACTTCGCCTTCCGCGGCCTCGCCGCCAAGGACATCGCCGCCCTCGCCTCCAGCAAGACCGGCGACAACAAGGTCGACGTCGTCCAGGGCACCGGCGCCGAAGTCGAGCACATGGTGTTCAACGTCAACGACCCCGTCGTCGGCAAGCTCCCCGTGCGCAAGGCCATCGCCTACCTCATCGACCGCGAAGCCCTCGTCCGCGACGTGTACGCGGGCACCGCCACCGCGCTCTACTCCATCGTGCCCACCGGCATCGCCGGCCACACGACCCCGTTCTTCGACCGCTACGGCGGCACCCCGCAGCTCGACAAGGCCAAGGCCGTCCTCAAGGCCGCCAACATCAACGGCAAGGTCAAGCTGACCCTGTACTCCACCCCGTCCCGCTACGGCCCCTCCACGGACCAGCAGTTCGAGGTCATCGCCAAGCAGCTCAACGACAGCGGCCTCTTCGACGCCGACGTCAAGTCCGTCGAGTACGAGCAGTACGAGAAGGACATCCAGGCCGGCAAGTACGGCGTGTACGTGAAGGGCTGGGTGCCCGACTACCCGGACGCCGACAACTTCACGCAGCCGTTCTTCGGCCCGGACAACGTGCTGAACAACAACTACGACAACAAGGAGATCACCGGGACGATCATCCCGTCGACCTCCGCGAAGTCCGACCGCACCGCGGCCAACACCGACTACAACCGCCTCCAGGACATCGTCGCCGAAGAGCTCCCGCTCATCCCGCTCTGGCAGGGCAAGCAGTACGCCGTCACCCGCCAGAACGTGAGCGGCCTGCAGTGGTCCCTCGACGCCTCGACCGTCTTCCGCTTCTGGGAGATCAGCAAGGGCTGA